The following are encoded together in the Spirochaetota bacterium genome:
- a CDS encoding isochorismatase family protein: MPPENFILEKEKTCLMVIDIQERLFNSMEYDIRKNVVRNIGILIETAGAFSMPVVVTEQYARGLGPTIPDIRNHLAGINAFDKTCFNCMLDGAIEERINSLGRKSVILCGIETHICVLTTALSLLAKGFRVVVASDAACSRRKHEWKMAISALRDAGAVIYPTETIAFMFIERSGTDEFKRLSPLFK; encoded by the coding sequence ATGCCGCCCGAAAATTTTATCCTTGAAAAGGAAAAGACCTGTCTTATGGTCATCGATATACAGGAGCGTCTTTTCAATTCGATGGAATACGACATCCGCAAGAACGTCGTGCGGAATATCGGGATCCTGATCGAAACGGCGGGAGCGTTTTCAATGCCGGTTGTGGTCACCGAACAGTACGCCAGGGGCCTCGGACCGACGATACCGGACATCAGAAATCATCTCGCCGGGATCAACGCTTTCGACAAGACCTGTTTTAACTGCATGCTGGACGGCGCGATCGAGGAGCGAATCAATTCGCTTGGCAGAAAATCGGTCATTCTGTGCGGCATCGAGACTCATATCTGCGTGTTGACCACGGCGCTGAGCCTGCTCGCGAAGGGGTTCCGTGTGGTTGTCGCCTCCGACGCGGCGTGTTCGCGGCGGAAGCACGAATGGAAGATGGCCATAAGCGCCCTGCGCGACGCGGGCGCGGTCATCTATCCGACAGAGACGATAGCATTTATGTTTATAGAGCGTTCCGGGA